Proteins encoded in a region of the Misgurnus anguillicaudatus chromosome 9, ASM2758022v2, whole genome shotgun sequence genome:
- the trarg1b gene encoding trafficking regulator of GLUT4 (SLC2A4) 1b, producing MAINTDAPRATGALGESAALQSSDFGETQKLLDISTQELKGELNHKPDNDSVRSLQTDQNEDNAEKVGTGPLSPSRASFSRASSPTPGEPEPHSFIWLAVISCFCPAVPINVFALYFAHMARSMIQAKDYDGGKRLGRLSLLLSVVSIFVGLAIVLYLIITGF from the exons ATGGCTATTAATACAGATGCCCCTCGCGCGACAGGTGCGCTTGGAGAGAGCGCCGCGCTTCAGTCCTCTGATTTCGGGGAAACCCAAAAACTTCTTGACATCTCGACCCAAGAGCTGAAGGGTGAATTGAACCACAAGCCGGATAACGACAGCGTTAGGTCTCTTCAAACGGACCAGAATGAAGATAATGCGGAGAAGGTCGGCACGGGACCGCTCTCTCCATCCCGGGCCAGTTTCAGCCGCGCCTCGTCGCCCACACCCGGCGAGCCCGAGCCCCATAGTTTCATATGGTTGGCCGTGATCTCATGCTTCTGTCCTGCGGTTCCCATAAACGTGTTTGCGCTTTATTTTGCGCACATG GCTCGCTCCATGATACAAGCAAAAGATTATGATGGTGGCAAGAGACTTGGACGTCTGTCTTTGTTGCTCAGTGTCGTTTCCATCTTTGTGGGTCTGGCTATAGTCCTCTATCTGATAATAACAG GGTTTTGA
- the liat1 gene encoding protein LIAT1: protein MASFRDRRLKGASQTSNMNEEISIKRGFHVPPLTGPTMKESKTKRKDTNKKKKKLSNGANPSKNSEKLQMEQWTNGEMSDAQSKGLVKAKELKKFKSKNLKIVSQVAPVPTEEEKSDLTHQEQDSLRWEGVLDDPVAEAQRLEVYRANRRKRYLASKQAFLQNNQTGLCIDSNSLKLNTQNKPGGGMENLVTF, encoded by the exons ATGGCATCGTTTAGAGATCGACGATTAAAAGGCGCTTCTCAAACGTCAAACATGAATGAAGAGATTTCAATTAAAAGAGGCTTTCATGTGCCACCATTGACTGGTCCCACAATGAAAGAGAGTAAAACAAAGAGGAAAGATACAAataagaagaaaaagaaattgAGTAATGGAGCAAATCCATCCAAGAATTCAG AGAAACTACAGATGGAACAGTGGACCAACGGAGAGATGAGTGATGCTCAGAGCAAAGGTCTTGTCAAAGCCAAAGAACTGAAGAAATTCAAATCCAAAAATCTCAAGATCGTATCACAAGTAGCTCCGGTTCCAACGGAGGAGGAGAAGTCTGACTTGACCCATCAGGAGCAGGATAGCTTGAGGTGGGAAGGAGTTCTGGATGATCCCGTTGCAGAGGCCCAACGCCTGGAGGTCTATAGAGCCAACCGCCGTAAGCGATATTTAGCATCAAAACAGGCCTTTCTACAAAACAATCAGACTGGTTTATGTATAGACTCAAATTCCTTAAaactaaatacacaaaacaagcCAGGAGGTGGCATGGAGAATTTAGTCACATTCTAA